GGGAAGGTCGCACAGCCAAAACCTGTGTtgcagcgccacctgctggttcaGTAcagatttaaatgcattgctgcAAGGATTAACTATGGCTTGAAAGGATAGATTTCTCTAGCCCACCATCTGATGGACAATATAACATACCAGtgattttgaaatattaaagaaaaaactATTAAAATCCGTATTCAAAGCGATGATCATTAACCTTTCCCCATGGTTTTCCTACAGTCAATTCCATAATGAAAGTTGCAGACAGAATGATACAATCCAAATACGTATTAGCATAAATTgctaataaaattatataattgtgtCATTGTGTGATTTTGAGCACTGCATGGTTATTTCCAACAGAAACATACATATATTTGTAAATAAGCATGCACCTGTTCACAACACAATTATTCAGAGGCTAGTATCTGTACAGTACAAGAAGTTCATGTTCAGAGGAGCATGATTGTCTTTTACAATCAATGTGGCACTGTTAGTGCTCCACTCTTTGCTGTGACACAGGTTTTTCCCGTAATGGTTATATTTGACTTTTACAGTGCTCTTTGTTATAAGGGAGGTTTCTGGCCCTACTGTACAGTTATATTTGACTATTACAGTGAATGTGGCACTCTTAGCGCTCTGCTCTTTCCTGTAAGGCAGGTTTCTGGCCCTACTGTACAGTTATATTTTACTGTTACAGTGAATGTGGCAGTGTTAGCGCTCTGCTCTTTGTTGTAAGGCAGATTCCTGACCCTACTGTACAATTATATTTGACTTTTACAGTGAATGTGGCAGTGTTAGCTCTCTGCTCTTTGTTGTAAGGCAGATACCTGGCCCTACTGTACAGTTATATTTGACTATTACAGTGAATGTAGCACTGTTAGTGCTCTGATCTCTGCTGTAAGGCAGGTTTCTGGCCCTACTGTACAGTTATATTTGACTTTTACAGTGAATGTGGCAGTGTTAGCGCTCTGCTCTTTGTTGTAAGGCAGATACCTGGCCCTACTGTACAGTTATATTTGACTGTTACAGTGAATGTAGCACTGTTAGTGCTCTGATCTCTGCTGTAAGGCAGGTTTCTGGCCCTGTGGCACTATGACAGGAATGCTTAACTGGCCTCGGCGCCGCTCAGAGCACGCCTCTAGCCACATCTTCCCGAAAATACCCCTCACATGATGCCAGTTGTTGCTCCAAGCCTTATTTTTAGTTCATGGCATCCCATCTCCGTGGGGTTGTTTGCCCCTGAGCTTTTGAGGCTTGAGGCTAAAGGCTAGCAGCCAGTGGCTAAATGTTTACCTTTGGGCGATTTGGATCAAGTCCTTTTCTGAAGTTTTCATCAACAAGGGCCATTCTTGGAACTAACAAACCGCTGTGAAGTTAAACATGACGCTATCTGCTCGTTACGGGACAGCCTGTGTTACATCTGTGGGGTCTTTCTGTGAATTCACCAGGGCAAAGGCACGCAGACGCTTTTTTAATCTCCTTGTTCATAATttatctgtggggggggggggagagtgcCACACACCTGTGTCCACAGAGTTATCGCGTGTTTCGACTGAGTGACCAGACGTGGTCCAGGCGCTTTCCTCACAACGTACTTCAGACCAGGCGCAAAGCTGTCCGCGACGGGCTAAACAAACAGGGCGTTTCAGAGCCAGGGTAAGAACAACGTTAGCCGCTGTGTGTTTGTTATGGCAGGTATGTTTATCCGGCCTGAGAGCTGATCCCCGTTATCAGGCAGAGATAAGGCGGCACAGAATTCCCTCTGGGTCGCTGGGGCTCTAGCTGTGAGTCCGGCCTGATTCCACTTCAGCGTCTGTCATGTCACCAGTGATTTCCCATAATTTTCATTTCCCAACGGCCCATGCGTGGTTCTCCATGTCCATGTTCGAACAAGTGACCTTCAGATAAAAGTCACCACATCCTAACCCGTTAACACACCGCCAAGGGTGTAGAATTTGGGCATGGACAGTAGGGACCTGACCCTAGCATTATTGGGGGAGTGCCGTGTGTGTTTGGAGGGGCGGGGCGTTAGGGGCTGATTCAGTCCCTACGAATGTggaaaccaaacctacgcccttgCGCAGTGCCCCCTAAACTTCCACTGTCCCTTAATCACACATGTATGTATTTCCACCTTTTCCCCAAGCAAAAGGTTCCGCTGCTTGGCTTTCACATAAGGGCACCCATTGCATTCAAAGTCAGACAGGTGGCATCAGTTATTCACCTGTGATGAGTGAGCTACCTGGTATTAGAAGGACTGGTGCCCTGGGCCGTATATCAGCTACACCAGTCACTCCAGGATGAGAAAGTACGTCCTCATAAGTAGGTCATCGTAACCTCTGCATGTTGTcagcaaaaacagaaacatttgTCTACAGTGTTAAAACAAAGTGTATCAAACCACGATGTCAGTCTGAAATACCTAAAAACTTTAGTCGCCATTTAAATACTTTCTAGAATATCTCTGCGAACAAAATGATCATTTTAGGAATGCTGTCTTATGCAGTGCCTAGAGAagacaaatacatttttttttctgaagttcAAGGAGAATGACTATGATTTATAACTTCTGGATCATATTTTGTGTTGACGCTCGCTATTTGTGTCTGTCCCACCCCTCTTTCATCAGCATATAGTTCACCCACGATGAGAACTTTATGCAGCGAACGGCGGCTCTGTGTTTCCCAGAGATGCACCGCGTGCTTGTGTGAGTGGCAGGTCGCTATATGTGCCAAAGCACACGTCCTATGAGACCCATTTAAAGTCCTCGCCTCACGCTGCCTGTTCGAAATACAGAAATGACAGAGGCAGATGACAGACATCCGGGTGCAAAGCATCCAAAAAAAGGCCAAGGAGATGTCAGAGAAAGCCTTTTCATTTCTGTTGTACTGTTCCAGGAAACTTTGCCCGTGGTATGAAATGCGATATTCTGGCTGCCATTGAGTTCATTACATATATAAAGGGTCTGATTGTTTACTGTTTTTCGTTGATGTGTGATGAAGATGAGTGATAGATGTtcaaaaaacagaacagactCCTTCTCTTTAAACTAACGTGGTGTATTTTACGTTTTGGCTTACCTCGCCTTATGTCCTGTACTGCTTGGGATTGGCTGCAGGATTATTATGACTCTGTACTGGATTAGGGGTTATCAAAGACGCATGGATGACTGATGCCTAGGTAAATACGGTTTCATGATTTGTTTTCACTGGTATGTAACATTTTTAGTTAaagtttcatttaaaatttacaTAAAAAGTTGTTGTTTTCAAAAAGTACAAAATGAGTTCTAACAAGTCTTATATCAGTGTTTATATCTGGTGCAGTCTTTTGAGAAACTTTCTCTCACACGACAGCTGAACGACAGGCTTCCATCGccgccacccccccaaaaaaataataatttttattaccAAGACAATCTCCTTCAAAATCGGTGATCAAAGTCTCTAATCAACCAcccccacaaatatatatatatgtatatatttgccCTCTCTGGTTGGCAAATATACCAAGGGCTGCAGGAGCCcccacaaaatgcatttctggcTACGGGTCTGGCCCCAAAATATgcacaaaatgcaaaaacagtAACGCTTTTTGTGACAGATAAAATGCTAAGTAATCATATTTGTTCAACACAGTGGAAAAGACACCCTAAATTGATCTGCAACATCAATAAAAcggaaataaatacaaaactttCTTTATACAAGCCTGCTGCAAAAGAAGCAGCTACATGCATTTCCAGGATGCATTTATATAATCTAGTCCCTCCCTCACAGCTACCTACAGTTCAGCCAGTGGTCCTCAAAGCATTGTATTTCTTTCTTGGGTGTCTGTTCTTCAATCAATAACATCATAATTTTGCTTCCAATGCCTTTCCTCCCAGTGATCGTTTTCCGCTCTGTGACTTTGGTTACATTCTCACTCGCCCCTTTTTTCTCGCAGCCATTTTCACTCCTTTGTCGGTGGCCCCTCGAAACACCcccataaaaacaaaacatcgcTGAATATAAAATCAAGTCGTCTATGTTGGTCTGTCATTTGCTTGCGAACCATTCTTTCTCCCCGTGACAGCACAACCAAAACAAAGAGAAAAGGTAGAGTATAAAGCAAGCAATGAAATCATAATGGTAAGCTGTTACAAGGAGCAGGGCCACCGACGCGCCACAGATTACAACTTTAGAAGCATCTTCAAAGGAAGAGGAGTCGTTCTTGCAGAAAGGATGAATTCTTGTGGCTTTTCCTGGTTCCTCCTTAGGGGGCAGTCTGACTGGGTTAGTATTTATTGATTCTCCGACTACTGAAAGGTCCGTCGAAGGCCGGCCGCCCCGCCACTCCTCTTCGCTGTACCAACCCTCGTACGGAGACTCCCTGATCGATGGCAAGGGGGTCCTCGCAGTCATGCCCTGATTGATCGAGTTTCTTTTGCTGACAAGAGTCAATACATCTCTAAAGGGGTGGGTGGTTGGGTTAGAAGATTTCTTGTGGCacttcagcccaagtaggtatTGCTCCATCTCATCATCGCTGTAGGAGTCATTGGAGCTGTTCTCCTCCGCGAATCCCTCTTCATGACATGTGTCCAACTCACTCTGCAGGTATTCCTCACCTGCACTCAGACTTCTCACTTCTTCATGGAATTCAGGGTCTCCTATGTCATCACCATTGACTTCTCTCTCTTCTCTAGACATGCTCTCTGCTTTGTGAAGAACCCTGTGTACTCCTTCATCCACCCCATCTTGTTCTTGTAGATCCTCTTTTCCTCTAACACTACCCATATCTTCATACTGAGACCCGTAAGCTGTTTGTTCTCCTTCAGGCAGCAGCATATTGTTCTGCTCTGAAAGATCTCCGCTCCCTTTCTTTCCATCTCTCTTTAGGTATTCTTTTTCTTCCAGGAGGACACCATTGCCATCTTCATGTCTTTGTGTATAAATAATACCATCCTCTTCTCTGAAGTATAAATCCTTTTGTTGTTCCTTTTTGTTTACGTATTCCTCCCTAAAAATGTTTCCTTTGCAGACATCTTCATCTTTCACTCCCCTGCCTTCCttgcagagatggaccttctcTTCTGTAAAtacctctctctcttcctttaGACCAGTGCCCCCTTCATAGATGTATTCAATATTTACACTATAAATAGTTTCCTCACATTCTGGAAGATGGGAGGCTCCCTCTAATGTGTCTCTTTGATCTTCTTTTCCGTTCCTTTGCAGCATATTTATACAGGTTTCTTCTTCTCTGAAATGACCGTCCTGTCTAGTCACATCTTCATCTTTCCCTTCGCGGAACACTTCCACCACTTTGTTGACTGTTTTTCTAAGTAGATCATCATTGTTGATCTCCCTGCCTCCTTCCTCTGTATTTTTCAGTAATATGTACCCTCCTTTATTGTAACTGTCTTTCATTTCTATTAAAAAGTCTTCTGTGTCACAGACGAGCACTTTCTCTCCTCTCAGGGGTTCTTTAATTCCTGGCTTCACCCCTATTTCTTCACCAAAAGCTTTTTTTACTTCTCTTAAGGATGTTTCCTCCTTGTGCTCAATGGGAGCTTCGTCCTTTGATTTTAAAAACTCTTCTTCGTTTTCACTCTGTTCCACCGCGTCTGTAAAAACTGGATCTTTTAGATCATCAAGAGATTCCTCTCGTTTCCCATAAACTTTGTGCCCTTTATTTTGTTCTTCTGACTCTGCTCTCCCGGCTTCACCGTCTCTGTTCATTGATTCTCCATCATTTACCCAATTAGAGTCGTCGTTCAGTCTGAACACTTCATTGCTCTGACAGACATCTATCGCGTTCTTACTGCAGAGGTCTGTCATGGCTGTACCACTGGCATCAAGTAGATTCCTGATGTTCTCTGACCCTTCTTTTGAGTTTGCAAAGAATGTGTCAGGACCAAATCCTTCCACTAATTCTGTCTTTTCTAAGCTGGTATTAGGACGTTTTTGAAGTATTGGTAAACTGTCCCAGTCTGCTTGTCCTGCACGTGTTACTGCCTCGTCAGCCAGACGGCCATAGTTACCCTCTGTGTCATTTTCCCCAAATTCAGTGCTAGGTCTGTCATTCGGGATTTTGTGTACTTCCTGACACTCAAGGTTCAGGGATGTTTGTGTCTGAAGGCTACTCGTGGCGTTTTGGGTTCCGTCTTCAATAGATTCTTTGTCTTTAGCCACATTTACATGACCCACAGAGGCTTCTAGAAACTTCTCATGCCAGCTCCCTGATTGGTCCGCAGGAATTTCAGGTACGTTGGCAGAGGCCTCACTCTGGATACTCACGTCATGTGACTCGTCCTCATTTTCCGTCTCCTCATCTTCCCACCAGTTGAAATCTGCCACTGACGCTGACTCTTGATCTTGATTGGCGTCACTGTTGCCAGCCTTCATCCTGTAGGAGGCCTGTTGATAAAATGGAGCCACCAAAATCCCAAAAGTGAAGGGGTGTTGAGCCGCAGAGGGGTGGTTGTCTGACTTGGGCTCGGTCCTGACTAAGGATACTTCCCGGCGAGTGGCTTCCACATGTCGCGCACATGCTTTCCTGCTGATTTCATTTTTACTTCCAGTCTCATTATGCATATTTGTAGCCTGCTCACTCACCCCTCGAGCACCGGAGCTTGTGACTTTCTGGGGAGCCGCAGGTCGGCCGGTAAATGAGGCCTCCAAATTAACCTCCGTCTCGCCCACACATTTGGCATCAGAAATGGCCTCACAAAGATCACTTGCTTTCATTTCAAGGATGACCTCCTCCGTCTTTCCAAGTCCCGCCTCCGGATCTGTCCGACTCCGCGCGTCATTGGTCCCTGGGTTAATCACCGATTCTGTTGCCAGCGGCAATGGCGAATCAGGTTCACGGGGTGGCCCCTGCCCCTGGCTGCTTGTTTGATGTCCACCTTCTGTACCTCCTGAGAGAGTCGGGCCCTTCTTGTGGTGTGGCTTTCTAGCTGCCATGGCTTCTTCGCCCCTGGCCGATTCACCCCCCCACAATCGCGCTGCCATCTCTCTCTGGGCAAAGCGGTTCCGTATCTGGTCCAGGTGCGACTGCTGATGCTGCTTTCTCCTCTCACCGGAGCACTGCCCGTTATCCTCCTATCATCAAACACAAGCGAAAAAGTTACTGGCCCATGTTAATTCTGCTGTTAACAGAAGGCATTCGGCAGATGAAGGACGTTTGAATGTGAATGATGATGACTGAATATATAATACAGCATAAATACATGCAACAAACTCTATGAATAACATGCAGTCGACACAAATATGTCACATTACATAAGATGCCATAGAGAGCATTCTGTCCTCTTTAATTTTAGTGCCGTTCTATCGCGATGTCTATCTTTGGGCTGTTGGTCTCTGAGGAATGTAACAGATTGTAAAGTCCAGCCCCGTGGCTTGATGAAGAGCCAAATAATTGCTTATCTTCAATCTTTTTGAAGAGTTTCATTAGCCATGTCGTCTGCTCCTTGACACTCATGTCACTGGAGTTTAAAGGGGGTTTGAGGCCTTTTGGCACGCGCctcacaccccccctccccctcccccgacgTCCCGCACCAGCCCCAAGCCCCAGCTGCCGCCCCCAGCAGAGCCGTCACGTGACACCGCTCCGGAAAGGGCACTGGGGTTCACGGCATCCCCCCCTTGATTGCAGGGCAAACATGCAGGCCTCTGAAGCCTCACACTTGACATTTACAGACGGGAGCCCAACAGACGGTTTGTCATTGCCTCTTAACCCTATGTGTGCTGTGCTTGGATTGCATCACTGGATGTCTATGTGTGACatagacatatatatatatatatacatatgcacatacacatgtctgtgtgtgtgtgtgggcgtatatatgcatacacacagagaCCATGCTGCATCTGTTTGTATCTATACATTTCACTGTACATTGGGGTATGAGTGAGTGCATTTTTCCAGTTATAGAAAATCAATTACAAAAGTGATCTTCCCTATATTAACTCATCAGCAAAAGGAACTTAGGGGAGAGTGTGATATTTTTGAGCATATTTTTGGGGCACTCcatcatttaaatgcaaaggtctatttattgggggggggggggggcggtaaattaagccaaattaaatatcgGTGGATGCATACCCCTCTTGGTTCCTATGTCCCTGTCGCCCATTCATTATTGACCATTTCAGCATACTTTATTTCCGTTATTTACAATGTCACCATGTTACCAAAGCACAtccatggtaaaaaaaaaatgcagaatggTCTCAGGGAAGAGATCATTTGTTTATATgacatgggttttttttttataaaggcATGTGCACTGTCAGCGTGCCACTGGCGCAGTGCGAGTAGCTCCCTCTTTCCCCCACACACCTCTGACCCCCCAGCTGTCGGCTTCTCCCCTAGGTTAACCTCACCACGGCTGTCTCATGATCCTCCTCAACTTTCTTCTCCGAACGCCACACCTCTGGGCCTTCCCGCGCCATCGCCTCACTGCTGTGTTTGCGCTCGGCTGGAAAACAGAATTCTTGACTCTTAGAAAACAAAGCACAAAAGAATAACTCGCGGGGAAGAAGAACAGGAAACTAGGAACATACCTAGAACTTCTAAGGAGGAGCTGGTTCCTATGGGGGAACAGGCTATGATGGAGGAACAGGAACCCATGGAGACCTCGGTTCCAGCACTGGGCTCCTTTCTGGAAACAGAGCAACATATCTCTCAGCTTTGACGCGTTTCAGGAAGCTCCGGTCCTACCCGGTCCTTCACCTAGCAACCGTTAGCGTAGCATCAGGTGAGGGTCTGAGTTCGGCTTCCCATGTTTTTAATGATGCTGGACATTTGTCCTGCTGACTGATCTGGAACCAGAAGGCAACGTTATTCTTTTAAGACAAACCCCCGCAAAACAGCAGCGGAGATGACCTGATGTCATCCTTCGTGGGTTTTTTACCTATTCTGGGTAGCatattcagtaacactttatGCAAAGCTGTCATATgcaatgcattatagataccttcagaATGCATTATActatgttatgaatgtgttcatagattcttatagacatggcattcatagacatggcattcatagacatggcattcatagacatggcattcatagaaattGTTACTGCATATCCTATATAGCATATTTGACTTTTTTATACATCATATTCTactttatttttgaaatttCTTAATCTTTGCATTTCTTATTGTAATAACAATTCCCGGTGATTCATGGAAGACTTTGTTGTACTGGAAATGACAATATTCTATTGTATTCTAACTTcgatttaacatttattttactgAACAAGCTCCCAAACAAAGCCAGGCAACAAACTATCTCTCACTCCACGTGTTGCAGGCATAGTACGTGTACATTTTGCGTCCAGAAGCCATTCGAGCTTAAAAAGAGTTTTACTTAGGGACCACTTATCTTAGTAATCCAATATGCAGCGTTATTAATAATCAATACATACATGGATGTACACTTGCAACCAAATAGTAATTACAGCATTTGCAATAAATCATACACACGTGTATATTGATTAATGCAAACCCAAAATCTGACCCGCATTTTAACCTAACATTATAAATGCGTGTGATCTGTTGTAATAATACAATTAGCATTGCCTTTCATTCATAAATGAATATTAAACATCTCTGAGTGCTCTGTAATGTACTTATTGGTCCCTAGCAGCATAATGTAAAACATATGAAAGTCTGACAGATTGCAGTGACGGGGTTCACTGCGAAGCTCTCACCCGACTCCTTTGAGACAGCTCCTTCTGGTCTTTTCCAGGGcctcgttcgcctgcttccctccCGTCTCGGCACAGTAGAGCACGTAATTCGAACCGCCGTTGTTCGCCCAGAAGGTGCCGACTGCCGTCTCGTACCGGACACAAAACTCGACTCTGGACCCGTCTCGACCAAACGGAGGCACCAGCGTCAGCCGGAAGGAGAATCGGTCCGTCTGGCCGTCGCTCGAACCCGGCACGAACTCCGCCGGCAGGTCGAAGCAGGTGGCCCAGCCGTCGAGCGTGGCGCGGACGTAGACCCGCTTGTCGAAGCAGAAGTTGAGAACCCGGATGACTCCCTTTAACGTCGTCGTTCCCGGAAGCAGTTCCACCGACTGCAGCTCTATCTTACTCTCGGCAAGTTTTCCCACGAGCTCCGCCTCAGAACTTGGCATTGGGAAGAGACGCGACAGGCAGTATTCCACTTGCTGCTTGGAATCTGCCTCCAGGTCTGGCAGCATTGACATGCCCCGGGTGTCAAACTCTTTAATTGACACCAGATTCAGGCCAAAAGTATCAGCAAATGACACCCTCCTGGCCTGGGTGGGCCAGCACTCCCGATCCGTCCCAGAGACATACAACGAATCGCCCTGCCAGGGAAGTGGGGGGGTCTTGGGAGCGGTTTCATGATCCGGCTTGTCTTCACCCCCGGGCTGGCTAACCCCGACCACATCCGGCCTGCCGGAGGTGTCGGCATGCGGTGGTTCCCCTTTGTGGTCCATGGGATTGTGTGGGACCCAAGTGGATGGGACACACTGTGTTTTGGAGACATTTGAGATGCGGGGAGCGAATGGCAGGAGTCGAGTTACAGTTGACATTGTACGGAAAGTGTCCTATAAATAGCTCGGATGGTTTTAATGCCTCGCCAGTACAAGCTCGTCAGGCCTCAGTCACGTACCGAATATGTATCATTCCTTCACTTTTGGGAATCAGGTGAAATAATAAGAATACTTCTATAAACCAcaagcatttttttccccattataaGACCGGGCAAATAATGGCGTTTTGAGCCGAACTATGGATTTCCGTGTTTGTTTTTGCGGTACAATCATTGGTAAGGTTTCACCATTCTGAGGGGAAGGCGAGATAAGAAGGGGCTCCATCCAGCAGTGCAAATACGACGGTACATGTGGAAATAAAACCCTCAGAAATATTATGTGGCCCGACTCAAAATCCGCATCCCGCGCCAGAACTTATCTCACGCACGGTTTTATCTACAACCTCGCACAATCCACTTACCGGCCGGCGATATTTGCATCGCAAACTTTTTTTCTCGCTGGAGAGGGGAGAGAGTTGTTTCGTCACAGGGTGTCATTGTCACGGGCCCTTTGTCGACGGCCCTTGGAGATGCGGAGACGGCTCTGTCAACATGAAGGAGGGTGAAGCAGCAGGTATATAAACGGGTGTGGGGAGGAATGAGAGGTTTTCATGAG
The nucleotide sequence above comes from Paramormyrops kingsleyae isolate MSU_618 chromosome 3, PKINGS_0.4, whole genome shotgun sequence. Encoded proteins:
- the LOC111843139 gene encoding protein phosphatase 1 regulatory subunit 3A isoform X2, which produces MSTVTRLLPFAPRISNVSKTQCVPSTWVPHNPMDHKGEPPHADTSGRPDVVGVSQPGGEDKPDHETAPKTPPLPWQGDSLYVSGTDRECWPTQARRVSFADTFGLNLVSIKEFDTRGMSMLPDLEADSKQQVEYCLSRLFPMPSSEAELVGKLAESKIELQSVELLPGTTTLKGVIRVLNFCFDKRVYVRATLDGWATCFDLPAEFVPGSSDGQTDRFSFRLTLVPPFGRDGSRVEFCVRYETAVGTFWANNGGSNYVLYCAETGGKQANEALEKTRRSCLKGVGKEPSAGTEVSMGSCSSIIACSPIGTSSSLEVLAERKHSSEAMAREGPEVWRSEKKVEEDHETAVVRLT
- the LOC111843139 gene encoding uncharacterized protein isoform X1, with the translated sequence MDHKGEPPHADTSGRPDVVGVSQPGGEDKPDHETAPKTPPLPWQGDSLYVSGTDRECWPTQARRVSFADTFGLNLVSIKEFDTRGMSMLPDLEADSKQQVEYCLSRLFPMPSSEAELVGKLAESKIELQSVELLPGTTTLKGVIRVLNFCFDKRVYVRATLDGWATCFDLPAEFVPGSSDGQTDRFSFRLTLVPPFGRDGSRVEFCVRYETAVGTFWANNGGSNYVLYCAETGGKQANEALEKTRRSCLKGVGKEPSAGTEVSMGSCSSIIACSPIGTSSSLEVLAERKHSSEAMAREGPEVWRSEKKVEEDHETAVEDNGQCSGERRKQHQQSHLDQIRNRFAQREMAARLWGGESARGEEAMAARKPHHKKGPTLSGGTEGGHQTSSQGQGPPREPDSPLPLATESVINPGTNDARSRTDPEAGLGKTEEVILEMKASDLCEAISDAKCVGETEVNLEASFTGRPAAPQKVTSSGARGVSEQATNMHNETGSKNEISRKACARHVEATRREVSLVRTEPKSDNHPSAAQHPFTFGILVAPFYQQASYRMKAGNSDANQDQESASVADFNWWEDEETENEDESHDVSIQSEASANVPEIPADQSGSWHEKFLEASVGHVNVAKDKESIEDGTQNATSSLQTQTSLNLECQEVHKIPNDRPSTEFGENDTEGNYGRLADEAVTRAGQADWDSLPILQKRPNTSLEKTELVEGFGPDTFFANSKEGSENIRNLLDASGTAMTDLCSKNAIDVCQSNEVFRLNDDSNWVNDGESMNRDGEAGRAESEEQNKGHKVYGKREESLDDLKDPVFTDAVEQSENEEEFLKSKDEAPIEHKEETSLREVKKAFGEEIGVKPGIKEPLRGEKVLVCDTEDFLIEMKDSYNKGGYILLKNTEEGGREINNDDLLRKTVNKVVEVFREGKDEDVTRQDGHFREEETCINMLQRNGKEDQRDTLEGASHLPECEETIYSVNIEYIYEGGTGLKEEREVFTEEKVHLCKEGRGVKDEDVCKGNIFREEYVNKKEQQKDLYFREEDGIIYTQRHEDGNGVLLEEKEYLKRDGKKGSGDLSEQNNMLLPEGEQTAYGSQYEDMGSVRGKEDLQEQDGVDEGVHRVLHKAESMSREEREVNGDDIGDPEFHEEVRSLSAGEEYLQSELDTCHEEGFAEENSSNDSYSDDEMEQYLLGLKCHKKSSNPTTHPFRDVLTLVSKRNSINQGMTARTPLPSIRESPYEGWYSEEEWRGGRPSTDLSVVGESINTNPVRLPPKEEPGKATRIHPFCKNDSSSFEDASKVVICGASVALLLVTAYHYDFIACFILYLFSLFWLCCHGEKEWFASK